DNA sequence from the Suricata suricatta isolate VVHF042 chromosome 5, meerkat_22Aug2017_6uvM2_HiC, whole genome shotgun sequence genome:
TGTGGGTGGAGTCCTGACCAGAGGTAGTCCCTGACCCCCGGACACCAGGGGACACGCAAGGGGTCCTGGCACAGCTGTCCCCAAGAGTGCGTGTGAGCCAGGTCTGGCATGGGAGAGAGACTCCGTTCATTTGGGTGAGGAACACTCTGTGCTCCGCAGAGAGTCACCGTGAGGGGGTGGCCCCTTACCGCCGAGGCCACTGTGTCCTGCAGACCTCGGGCCCAGGTCTGCGAGCTGGCCTCCGCCCTTCCCTCCTGGGCCGTCCTCCGCCTGACCTCCTGTCTCCTGGCCCTGAAGCTCGGAAGGCTGGGTTTCTTCCTCTTGGTCTTCACTGTCTGAATCAGAGTCATCGTTATAGAAGTGGATGGTGGCTTGCACCGGGAAACTGGCCAGCACTTTTTCCCCAGAACTCTGCAGGTACTCTTGGCGCTTTGAAATGGGTAAGTAAAGtctaatatttaagaaacaaatacaccATTAATCACCCTGAAGCAACGCTAAACTCCATCTAGGGGGTCCTCTTCCCTGGAAGCAGCTAATTCTCAATCTTCCTCTCTGATCTTGCCTTCACTGTGCCGGGAGTCttgtcttccctcccctccccttccctcccctcttctcccctctcctcccctccctttttccttcccttcccttcccttcccttttcttttcttttcttttcttttccttccttcctcttccttccttcct
Encoded proteins:
- the RIPPLY3 gene encoding protein ripply3, whose translation is MRPEAAARVRHWPADGPRRPPPTPRGPESPTLWRPWILTPQETELPGTGRRLEPGGDRQTPGSKGAFGFQHPVRLYLPISKRQEYLQSSGEKVLASFPVQATIHFYNDDSDSDSEDQEEETQPSELQGQETGGQAEDGPGGKGGGQLADLGPRSAGHSGLGGKGPPPHGDSLRSTECSSPK